GGCGGCTTCAATCGCGTTGTCAAGCGCCAGGTCGAGATCGCGGTCAGATGCCTGGAGCGTTGCAGCGTCGGCATCCGAGATGATCTCCACCAGGGAGCCGAACTTTTCCTTGTAGCGGACACGGCAGACGACAAAGAACACCGCGCCCAGAATGACCCAGCCGCCGGCCATCAGCCATTCCTGCCAGACGAGCGTGGCGCCCGAGCCGGGCACCAGGTAGCAGGCGACCATGAAGCCGGACATCAGCACGGCCATGACGCCCACGAACTTATACGGGCCGACCTTGTACGGCCGGGGCAGGTCGGGTTCCTTCTTGCGCAGGATGAGGAAGGAGAACGCCACCATGCAATAGGCCACGCAGCAGCCGAAGTTACCGGCGTCCACGATCCAAACCAGCATTTCACGTCCAGCGAAGGGCGCCAGAACGGTCAGCAGGCCGACCAGATACAGGGCATTGATCGGGGTCTTGTGCTTGGGATGGAGCTTGGCGAAGAATTTCGGAATCATGTAGGATTCGGCCATGGAGTACATGGCGCGGCTGCCGCCCATGAGGAAGGAGTTCCAGCTGGTGACGATGCCGCACATGCCGCCAACGATCAGTACCTTGGCCATAATGGAGCTGTGGAACGCCTTGGCCATGGCGTCGGCGGTGACCAGACCGGAGCCGGACAGGGACGCCAGAATTTCGCTGTTCGGCAGCACATAGCCGACCGCCAGAATAATAAGCGCATAGAACACAACAGCCAGCACAATGGACAAAATCAGGATGCGGCCGATCTTCTTGAGGTCGACATTGATTTCTTCGGCGGCCTGCGGGATAACGTCAAAGCCGATGAAGAAGAAGGGGGTCACGAGCGCAACCCGGAGGATGCCGTGCAGAGGCGACGTGTCGCTGGCAAAGACCTGGCCTTGCAGGTTGTCGGCCGAGCCGGTGAACACCGACGCGACAATCAGCAAAATGCCGACCGCGCCGATGATGACGGTCAGAATGGTTTGGAGCATGGCAGCCGTCTTGATGCCCTTGATGTTGACAATGGTCATAAAGATGGCCACAACAATGGCCACGATCAGCCAGGACGCATACACGTCAAACCCGGCGACCGTATACAGATACCCCTGCAAGAAGTCGGGGTAAATATAGGTGATGATGGTGGGCAGGGCGCACGCTTCAAAGCAGGCAACGCTCACATAGCCCAGTACAATC
The window above is part of the Intestinibacillus sp. Marseille-P6563 genome. Proteins encoded here:
- a CDS encoding APC family permease — encoded protein: MENKKTSSFDKVLGAWDILVIAFGAMIGWGWVVSSGDWINTGGAVGAAIGFAIGGVMIFFVGLTYAELTAAMPQCGGEHVFSHRAMGPIGSFICTWTIVLGYVSVACFEACALPTIITYIYPDFLQGYLYTVAGFDVYASWLIVAIVVAIFMTIVNIKGIKTAAMLQTILTVIIGAVGILLIVASVFTGSADNLQGQVFASDTSPLHGILRVALVTPFFFIGFDVIPQAAEEINVDLKKIGRILILSIVLAVVFYALIILAVGYVLPNSEILASLSGSGLVTADAMAKAFHSSIMAKVLIVGGMCGIVTSWNSFLMGGSRAMYSMAESYMIPKFFAKLHPKHKTPINALYLVGLLTVLAPFAGREMLVWIVDAGNFGCCVAYCMVAFSFLILRKKEPDLPRPYKVGPYKFVGVMAVLMSGFMVACYLVPGSGATLVWQEWLMAGGWVILGAVFFVVCRVRYKEKFGSLVEIISDADAATLQASDRDLDLALDNAIEAAIEAAIATVLNEEAAKQL